A stretch of DNA from Montipora capricornis isolate CH-2021 chromosome 1, ASM3666992v2, whole genome shotgun sequence:
ATGGAAGACATGCCACAGTAATTACAATACAAGGAGCATCTGTTTTTTTGAAATTGTCTACGGGACGAATAGCTGCAATCTATCCGGTCACTACTCAAGTAGAAGACACTATGGTTATCAAATATCCTATTGTCCCTGCGTACGCCTCTACTATTTGcaaaattcaaggacaaaaccTAACGAAAATTGTGTTATGGTTAGATTGTGATAACATTCCTGAAGGCAGTGCTTATGTAGCAATATCACGAATCAAATATCTTAAAGATTTATATTTCTTGACGCCAACGCATCCACGACAATACAGTCCCGTAGAACAGTCACGAAGTTAATTTCCTTTTTCAGATGGCTTCACCAAGTAAGTATGGCTCTAGAGGCGGCGAACAGGGTGTTGCTTTTTTTAATCACTTCCCAAGGTTTTTCTTGAGGCCCTACGGGGAAATTAAGGAAGAGTATACTTCAGAAGATCACTGCCTACAAAATATTAACGTACGCAACTGCGAATATCTTAAACGACCCCAAGTTGCGTTGAGCGAAATGGCTGAAACGGTTTCGAGCAATCTTCAACAATTAGAACATCTGTTTATTAACTTGCCCCCCGATGTAGTGATGCCAGAATTACGAAAGTTCAATGACTTAATCAGCAATTTCAATACTAAGTCAGGAAACCAGACAACAGAAACAATGTTGCATGATCTCCTGACTTACGTCATCACAGACGATGACGATGAAGAGAGCGAGGAACTGTCAAAAGACGACGTCTTTGACGGTATTGAAATGATGGGTCACATAATGTACTTGATTGGCAACCATTACCGCCACATGCGGATGTTGGTAAGAAATCCTAATGAATATGCGCAAAAATGCGATCTACCATTAAATCACGAGTTCAAACAAAACCCGACGTTAACATCCTTAAACAATTGGTGGGTGCAAAAAACCGTTTCTGCAAGTGGTGGGGGTCTCTTTtcaaaaggaaggaagaaacAAACCTCTTCTCGACAGCTCTTAGAAGAGCTAGGTGAACGTCCTGAAGAAACCCAATCAGTACAGGCACAGAGTCCTCCTCAATCCAACACACCCACATATTCTGACCTAAAGAAAAAATCCCGTCTCTTAAGGGCACAGGCCGAACAACAACCTGTTACTCCTACTAAGGGTAGGCCAGATACATCAGTTAAAGCAAAACCCAAATCAACACATAAGGCAAAAAGGATGTTAGCAGCAGAATCGGACTCCAGTTCGGATGATGAACCAAGTCCACCACCccccaaaaaaatgaaacaaagtgtcAGTAAACCTAGGTGTAGTCCGAAACCCAAGACAATGTCCAATGTACAGCAAGAAGAAGACATTTATTCTCAATTGCCTTGTATTGAAAAAAGCCAcaagaaaaaacacaaaaaaaaaacagtgagtACACACATCGTCCTGACACATAAAACATTCTAATGCTTGTTTTTCACTTGATTAATTAACGATCTCATGATTTAAAGACGTGTATATGTGAATAGGTGTATAGGTCAATGTTCATTCAATATGACATGTTTTCACAGTAAGTAATTGTAGTGCCAAATTGAACCTGCAGATGTCTCTGAGTAAACCGTTGTCAACCGAACTAGACGATTACAACGAAGATGCCGTGTTGGCAAGTGGAGACAAGGTATATCAGAATGTTACCACCGCAGCAAATATTCGAGATGTCTGTCAAAAGACTGATATGATGTCTCTGAGAGACCCAATACCATTATCTGAAACCCAGGACGTGCACATGACACCTGTCTCTCCTTCACATAACCGCCAAAATACACCTCCTAGGACATTACATGACACATCCTCTGATACGCCACCATTGAACGTTACATCACACTCAAAGCAAAAAAATGCCACAATTCCACCACCTCCAAAAGATTCATTGCACAACAAGAATAGATCATCCCGAGCGTCATCCACTGATTCATCTTCGTCAGCATCATCACATTCATCGAAACACCGCAGATCACGTTCTATGCATGTCCCACGAGATTCGCACAAACGCAAACATCACACACCACACACACATTCAAAACATCGCAAGCACTCAGAACACTCTACACCACGTCACTCACGATCACGAACAAGATCCAAAACACCACCAACTGTACCTCCCTGATCAAATACACCACGACACTATACCACCTCTCGTCACGCGTCTGACACTGCAAACACACACCCTCATCATGCATCTTCTGGCAGAGACAGTAACCGTCAAAGAACTCCAGAAATAAGAGACAATAATACAACACCACGTCGGTCTCGCAGATGCTTCAATTGTGGCAAACCTGGCCACGTGAAAAATCAATGCAGACAACCGCGAAGACGCttgaaaacgccacaaaaccaAAGAGCACAATGTTTTGTATTCAAGGCACCGATTACTAACCTACATATACACAAGTAATTGTTTCAAGAGTCCTATCAATACAACGtgtcaaagaaaaattctcGTCCCTAAATAAGAACAATTTTATGCATTATTCTAACCGAAAAATCCAAGTTTCCTATacttctatttctttttttccttttccaattTTTAAACGTACAACCAATGCTCACATCACGAATGTATTTAACACAAAATTCAAAATGTCCCATCTTGTAATGATAGGCTTCTAGAAACTATTTCGTAATGCTTATTCACGTAACCATTCTAACAtcaccattttgtttcttttctccaaaaaaatataaaaatcaaaaaaaaaaactttgtccaagtcatacgattcccatCGCCGGTGGAGAGGTAATACGCTTCGTACCAACGGAGGACGTATATTTCCGGGCTACGTAATGATGGTCGAGAGACACGTGACTTGCTACATCGatagttcatttcttttttcaatatattccACATGACAATTCAGTCCCCTGACCTTCTTTGCATTCCGGCAACAATGAGTCTGTGTGGTCAACAGATGATACCCCCTGCGTTATCTTATGTCTTAAATGTCTTACACGTTTAGTACATAAGATAGCGCAAGATAATAGTCGTTTTATGACGGGGACCGGAAAACCAATGCCATTTGTAATAAATGTTTCACAGTCTCCTGTCTCGTCTCTGCGTACGTCTCGACATTGCCCATTGCTTTTTTATACACTATCTATAAATATTTTCAATGTTAAGACACCTTCATTTTAAAAGATGTCAATATCATCATGCTTCAAAAATCATTTGCCAAAACGTCACCCCCCTGACTGTCTCTACATCGTCAAATACCCGTTACCCTCTTCTCCATTAATAGATACTAAGGAGTCTTTGCTAGAGGGTTAATCAACTTTTCGATAGAAAAGCCTTAAGACTTTTCGATAGAAAAGACTTAAGAATTAGAGTAGATATGATAGGGAGAGCCGACATTGAAGGCTCAAGAAAGCAACGTCGCTACGAACGCTTGGCAAAGCCACAATGCCAGGAGCCCCTGCGGGAAATATGGacagcgggggggggggggggtctacCAAATTAGTAATTACTAGtaatactttccttcttacatttgtatatatatatatatatattttttttttttgtctataTCAGACttcgttttttaaattcaaaGTTGGTTTTCCTGAGCATCTAATTTCATCTTTCCaaaaatcggagtttgttttttgaaattaagagaatttccgaaattgcttaaattggaGTTTATATATGCCAACTGCACACcaaagactcgctgagctccacactttaaatTGCATTGTAATGTCTACTCGTTAAAAACAGAATCATAGTTCTACGAAGGGGATCGAGTCCAACTTAacgataaaaaacacaacaacattgagaacaattttgcgaaaacaagcaaatgacaACCTTACGTGACGaccatcgtggaactgtggctgttttttttgtttcgttttaatcgtgttgcggagaaggtttttacgaagtaaacataaaaatgtggttttaaaatgtggagctcagcgaggcTTCAGCGTCTCTAagagttagcgtatattccccgGAAAAACTCCAATCTCAGTcgaaaattctcttaatttctaaaaacaaacaaaaatgttacTTTCGTAGCTTTCgtatgttccttttttttttgctaatgtccaccataaatgaaggaaagattcCGAACATTCGAAAATAATAGTACTGGAGAATaatgacaaaaattgaaacaaaaaaattgggaaaaaaatgACACCCTGGCCCCGGCCCCGGTCctgcgttttggctactaccgatttaaagaagttaaacagactaaaaaagttcttacgcggtaaaaaaaaaaaagagaataatttgtttaaaactacatcGACAATTTTTGGCAAGACATTCACGAAGTTTattgttcaaacaaaaatgCCATACTCTGTGATTTCCACACTTTTCAAAACTAGAatcaattaaattattattgtgaatGATAGTAGACGTCTTCTGCTTGTTTATCTAGAGCACCGTTGCTGACAATCTCAAAGCTTTTATAATTCTTCTATGTGAATTCAAGAAGAAAGAGTATTTCATGGCATTAAAAGACTGAACGTACAAGTATTTTTGTCCTTAAATGATGACATTTTGAGGTAGGGCTGTACGGATTTTCTTTGCATGTGTGTGAAAGGAGATCCTCGTCGAAAATTAGAGCCCAGTCTCTGAAAAACCTCTCGGGAGATACCTGACTACGTTCCCCCACCCCACCATACCCTAAACTGTACAATTGTTTACACACTGGGGCCTTCGGAATTAACCTCCTTTAATACCTTTAATAATCCAGCCTGTCGGAATCGAACTTCAGAGTAACAGGGCCTGTCGGAATAATGCCTTccatagggggggggggggggtgcggataaaaaatggaatgtcccattCACGCTGATGGATTCCATGGGAGTGGACTTTTTTCATGTATTTTAAAGGACAGTGCAATGCGTTCGAACTTTAACTTTCAGTTTTTCGTTGTGTCAAAGTAGAGCATCCGAGAGAGATCAGTAATTTGTATCATCATGCAGAAGTGACGCTCAGTTACCTATTTGCTCGATTCAGCAATCTTcattttggtcaccaaaaagttgtttttttttgtcagtaggGTATTCTCATACTAAACATGGATAGCCGAATTCGAGACGACATgtttaacattattttggaacGAACCAGTGTGAAATGTAGGTATATGGAGTTTTCAGGTAAGTTCTATTTGATGCATTGATGTTGAATTGCACattcatggcggccatgttggtatgcTTTGCCTAGTTTATGCGGGAAAAAAATTGGCTTACCGCATTGTGTTGCAACAAATGTTCTGTGGCTTCAAAAGGTACGTatgtttctttcatttttatcagTCACTATTtccattatttttttaattgttaaaaTCAAATATTGTATTATCTTTTCTTGGTTTGACACATTTATCAGACCTTTTCTTACTTTCGTCCCCTGCCCtcctccaagaaaaaaaaaatacaaaatacaataaataaacCATGGTCATTTAACAAAGGAAACGTTCATGGAGATGAGGCTACTTTAATTAAATTTGCACATGATTTGGGTATCATCACACATTCAGTGAGGTTATTGAtaatttattgtcaattttacATATATAAAATTGAATAGATGTCTGCAGAGAAGAAGTCCAGAAGTGCACGGTTCTCTcagggcatgagcgaggcaccTGTGTAGGCTTATGCAAAACAGAAAGTAAGCTAAGTCGTATTATATTTTGACATTAATTACTTAATTTTAAGTTGTTATAATGGGAAAAAAGTTATTTGAAAATTCATGTTTCGCAGAACTTAGAAATTCAAATGTTGTTACATCTTGACTTTTTGAAGAAAGGTGGGCAAGAATTTAAACATACTATTATACCGTCAAACACTTTCTTTAAACATACATACAGTAAAGATATATGGATGCATTGAAATAttctttatttaaatttttcGTCCCTGGTATATCCTTTAGGCTAAATTTTCGAATACTGTAACCCTGGAGAACAAGAAAGAGGCTTGGGCCTCTGTTTTAGATGCTGTAAATGCAGTAAATGCTGGGAGAAAAAACCTGTAGAACAGGTATTTAAAAAGAACCCACTTTCATTGTCTCTTTTTATTCAGCAAATATTGCTTTAAGAATTTATTCATATAGCGAAATATTTCCTAAAAAATGAAAGAACTTATCATTAGGTGAAGAGGAGATGGGAGGACATAACGGGAACAgtaaagaagaaagagagagaggCAAGAAACAATGAGTTGAAAAGGTTGAGAGTGACTGGCAACGGCCAGTTGGCAGATGAGGTAGCTTAGCTTCTAAATGTGTGCTAGACTTGAATTATTCCCACGTCATAGAGTTATTTAACAAAgactgaaattttttttaaaggatgACGACCTACCAGACCCATGTCTTTTGACCTTTAATCCCACTGAGAAGGAGATCGCCCACATTTTAGGGCCACAAACTTTCACTGGGATTCCTGGTGGCCATGATTCTATGGCAGCATTTGGTGGGGATTATATTTTTATCTTGATCTTCTCTGCGTTTAGACCAAGGAAATATCCACATCTTCTGTGAAAGGTCACTGAAAATCCCAAGGACATGGACATTCAGATGTCTAAGTATGATGCTACTCTGAAAACAATTTGTGTTTGGAATTAAGCAAGGGGAGTAAAGGTGGGCTACAATCAGGGCAGGAAAAAAACCAAGGTCTGATTGCCCAGGGCAAGTAAAATTTTGCTCTTCGGAAAACCATATAGAAAACCATTTGCCTCCCTTGTTTGTTCACTTTATTTGCTTTCCTTTGGTACAAATGAAGGGCAGACAAGCAAAGGAAACATTGAGGGTAGCATGGAAGCTGATATGGAGGTATACTATTTTATTTTCTATAATAATACAAGTTATtcgcgcattttgattggtccttgcctatgatctattagaggacagacgtaCGATTGACATCACCATCAGCTTTAatgcaaataaagtttaatttattataatacAAGCAAATATAACTTTTTAAAGGCAGTCAGTCTGGCAGCTGAGAATATATGTACTGCTGATGTTACAATCAAGGCAATATATCTCTGATTTTATCTGAATAGAACTTGGTGGCCAAATCGCTCACATCAACATACTATGCAAATTTTTGCACTACAATTAAAATCACTCCAGAACCATTCATTACTCAAGGAAGGGTGAAGGGGCAAAGGAGGAGGATGCTAGTGTAGAAGCAATGACAGTGACAAGTATAATTAGAATATTACTTATCGTCATCGGGTTTAACCAACTGTACTATATGACAGTCATAACCTGTGTTGATGATCATCGTAAATGAAGTCCACAGCTGTATGACAACAAAAGCTACTAATAGAGCTAATATGACTAAACCTTGCAGGAATCTGAAAACACTGTACGACATGTACTAATACAGCTAATTTGATTCAATCTTGTAGGATTCTAAAAACAGTGTACAGGCAGACAATCAGCTAGGCGAAACAAGGAAAAGGCCTGCACCAAAGATACTTGCACAAGCCCAGCTCGAAGTAAGATACTTCTAGCCATAcaatattatttatattttcaaaataattgaatCATTGGGccgtattattattactgtctgcaaattaacaaaaaaagctCAAAGAAACAAATGGAAATGAAGTGACTTGTTAGACATGCTaggtaacaaaaaaacaacatatgCACAGTACACAATTTTATATACACTgcaattaaattttattcaaacttttcttttgttaagtCCATATCCACTGATTGTCTCCAATATCAATGTAACTAATACTTTTGTATTTAGTTTATGTACTTAAGGAGTCAATGCTACAGTACAATATTACAGTACCTAGTTTCTTGCTGCCAGTGTTTCAGGAATTGATGAACATGGGACTTAGCGTAaagagatgagatgagatgacTTCTACATA
This window harbors:
- the LOC138057022 gene encoding cyclin-L1-like, which produces MSLSKPLSTELDDYNEDAVLASGDKVYQNVTTAANIRDVCQKTDMMSLRDPIPLSETQDVHMTPVSPSHNRQNTPPRTLHDTSSDTPPLNVTSHSKQKNATIPPPPKDSLHNKNRSSRASSTDSSSSASSHSSKHRRSRSMHVPRDSHKRKHHTPHTHSKHRKHSEHSTPRHSRSRTRSKTPPTVPP